A stretch of DNA from Candidatus Pseudomonas phytovorans:
GCCTTAGCAGGCGTAACCAGAGGTCATCATGAAAATCCGTGAACTCGCCCAGCACTGGGATCAGAATGCCGCCGGCCCCCTCAGCCGCACGGGCCATGTATTGCATCTGGACCTGGAGTCCGAGGCGCGCCTGGCCGCACTGATCGACATGTACCCCAAGCGCACCGCCGAGGAACTGCTCGGCGAGCTGGTCGCCGCCGCCCTTGAAGAACTGGAAGCAAGCTTCCCCTATGTGCAGGGCCACCGGGTCATCGCCACCGATGAAGAAGGCGACCCTCTGTACGAGGATGTTGGCTCTACGCCGCGCTTTCTGTCCCTCTCGCGGCAGCATCTGCACAGCCTGAGCACCACCGGCAACGACAGCGAAAACTAGATACCCGCCCCCCGTTCCGGGCCTGGCCAAGGCCCGGAATACCGCTCCAATCAGCGAAAGTTCCAGCTAAATCGCGCTGACCGATCAGTCAGAAATACTTGCCCGTGTCCCGCACTTTTTTCTGAACTATTCGAAAAACGTTCGAGTCGGAGCCAATAGCCATCACGCTAAAACCCTGCACACCTGCCCTCGTGCACCGTTCAGCTGAAGCGCGCGGTTTTGTCAGGGAATAAGCGATGGACTGCTACGGACATCGTCGTAATCAGGAGTGATCCAATGGAACTGACCACCATGAATACCCGCACCAGCAAACTGTCATCCACTCATGTGCGCGGGTTCAAGCTGGCCGCGCTGGCGCTGGGCAGTAGCCTGGTCCTGGCCGGCTGCGCGGGCAACCCGCCTACCGAGCAGTATGCCGTTACCCAGTCCGCCGTGAACTCTGCCGTCAGCGCTGGCGGCACCGAGTTTGCTGCCGTGGAAATGAAAGCGGCACAGGACAAGTTCAAGCAGGCCGAGATTGCCATGCATGACAAAAAGTACGACGACGCCAAGCGCCTGGCCCAACAGGCCGAATGGGACGCACGCCTCGCCGAACGCAAGGCCCAGGCAGCCAAGGCCCAGAAGGCTGTGCAGGATGCCCGCCAAGGCGTCCAGGACGTACGTGAGGAAGGCCTGCGCAGCGCTCAATGAGCCCTGCCCCGCCAACCTTAGCCTTCGCACACGATCAAAGGATGAACACTATGCGCAACTACGTCATGATTCCCGCCCTGCTGGCCCTCAGCGTTGGTCTTGCTGCTTGCTCGCACGACCCTAACGCCAACCTGGAAGCGGCCCGCACCAACTTCTCCGCGCTGCAGAGCGACCCGCAATCGAGCAAAGTCGCGGCGCTGGAGACCAAGGACGCCCAGGACTGGCTGAACAAAGCCGACAAGGCCTTCATGGACCGTGAAGACCAGAAGCAGGTCGACCAACTGGCCTACCTGACCAACCAGCGCGTTGAAGTGGCCAAGCAGACCATTGCCCTGCGCACCGCCGAAGGCGAACTGAAAAACGCCTCGGCCCAACGCGCACAGGCCAAGCTGGATGCCCGCGACGCCCAGATCGCCAAGCTGCAGGACAGCCTTAATGCCAAGCAGACCGACCGCGGTACGCTGGTGACCTTTGGCGATGTGCTGTTCGACTTCAACAAAGCCGAGCTCAAGAGCAATGCCTACCCGAACGTCACCAAGCTGGCCCAGTTCCTTCAGGAAAACCCGGAGCGCAAGGTGATTGTCGAGGGCTACACCGACAGCGTCGGCTCGGCCAACTACAACCAGAGCCTGTCCGAGCGCCGCGCTGGCGCCGTGCGCATGGCGCTGGTGCGTGCCGGCGTCGACCCGGCGCGCATCGTTTCGCAAGGTTATGGCAAGGAGTACCCGGTAGCCGACAACGGCAGCAACTCGGGACGTGCGCAAAACCGTCGGGTGGAGGTCACCATCTCCAACGACAACCAGCCGGTGGCACCGCGTGCAGTGAGCCAGGTGCAGCAGTAAGGCTGGCTAGCTGAACCCTGAACCCTGAACCCTGAACCCTGAACCCTGAACCCCGCCTTCATGGCGGGGTTTTTCATGCGCGACAACAAAAAAGCACCTTTAAAAGCACTCTTTGAGGCACTACACTTTCGTCACCGCTAATCACACACATCGGTTGATACAACTATGACCTATCCGGTTCTTGCCGATCTGGCAGCATCCATCACAGACCTGAAGAAAGACCCTATGGGCACTATCCGCGAAGCTGCCGGTGAAACCGTGGTCATCCTCAATCGCAACGAACCGGCGTTCTATGCGGTTCCGCCAGAACGCTATGAAGCGATGATGGAATTGATCGACGACATGCAACTGGCTGAGCTTGTCCGTCAGCGACGCGATGGGCCCACTGTGAGAGTGGATATTGATGAGCTCATCGCCGAAGCCGAAGGAAGCAAGAAGTTACGACCTTGAGTTCGATGTGCGGGCGAGGAAGGAATTTCGAAAACTGGATGGTGAGCTGCAAATTCAGTTTGCAAGAAAGCTGAAGGAAAGACTGGCTGAGCCCAGAGTCGAGAAAGACAGACTCTCTGGTATGGCGGACTGTTACAAAATCAAGCTGAGATCAGCGGGCTATCGACTGGTTTATCGGGTTGTTGATCAGCGTGTAGTGGTGATTGTCATTGCCGTGGGCAAGCGAGAACGAAGCGATGTTTATGACTCTGCCCGTTCGCGACTGGAATAGCCTTTCAGATTTTCAGGGCCTGTGCCGGCCTCTTCGCGGGCACGCCCGCTCCCACAGGGACGGTGCCAGTTTCGAACCAAGCGCTACACCTGTGGGAGCGGGCGAGCCCGCGAAGAGGCCGGAGCAGGTTATGAAGATGCCGACTCACTGCACCTGCTGTGGGGTTTCCTCGCCCATGCAGCGCACCGCACGCTTGCGGTTGTCCACCAGCACGCCGGTCAGGCCTTTCTGCTCAGTGTCGAACAGCACCAGCACGCCATCGACGCACTGGGCCACTTGCGGCGCAGGGTCGAGCGAAACTTTGTAGTCCTCGCCCGGGATGGTCTTGAGCATGGTGAAGTCCTGCAACAACAGGGCATCCTCGGGCTTGGCGAAATGCAGGTAACCGTAGTACCACAAGGCCCCCACCGTCACGATGATGCTGCCGACGCCGGTCAGGATCAGCGGGATGGCGTTGCGTTCTTCACTCATTGCTTGTTCTTCTCGTCAGGGTAATTGGGCACTTCGGCCAGGCGCCGCAGGCCGTTGAAATGGCCAGGGTCGTCAAGGAAACGCAGCATCACCTGGCGCCACGTGGGGTCGGCAAAGGTCTGCACGTGACCGCCACGGGTCAGTTGCAGCACCCGCGGTGGTGGTGCGTGCTGGTACAGGCGGATGCCGTTTTCCAGCGGCACCAGGTTGTCGTCGATGCTGTGGAAAAAAAGCTTGGGCGGGCTACTGAGCTGCTCGACCGAACGGATCGCACTGTCGCCGTCCGGCACCAGCCACGACAGCGGCACCTGCAGCGGCCAGGTCATCCACGAGGTGCTGAGGGCAAAGCGCCCGACTGAACGGTAACTGGCTGGCACGCCGTCGAACACCAAGGCACTGAAGCGCTGGCGCTGTTCGGGGTGGGCCGCCAGGTAGTGGATGGCCATCGCGCCGCCAAGGCTTTGCCCCAGCAGCACCAGTGGCTTGCTCTTGGCCTCAGGCGCCTGGTCCAGCCAGGCCATGGCCGCCGCAATGTCCTGGTATACCTCCGGCAGGCTCGGCGTGCCCTGGGACAGGCCATAGCCACGGTAATCGATCATCAACACCTGGTAGCCCTGCTCCGGCAGCCAGTAGCTGCCGCCCAGGTGCCCGGGCAGGTTGCCGCCGTTGCCGTGCAGGTGCAGCACCGTGCCCTTGACCTCGACCCCGGCCTTGGCCTTGGCCGGCAGCCACCAGCCGTGCAGGCGGATGCCGTCAGCTGTGGTCAGGGTGACATCCCGGTATTCCAGCTTCGCCCGCTCAGGGGTAAAGGCCTGCCCACGCTCGGGGTAGAACAGCAAGCTGCTGCAGCCGCCCAGGCTGAGCAGGACCAAGCCCAGGGCCAGCAGGCGGCAGCACTCAGAGAATGTTCGCGTAATCGGCTTCAATGCGATCCAGGCTCAGATGGTTGAGGAAGTTGGAGAAGCACATCCAGGCCGACAGGGCGTTCAGGTCGCGGAACTGTTCGGGCAGGTACTTGGGCGGTTCGACCAAACCCTCCTCGACCAACTGGCGCAGGGTGCGCATGTCTTCCAGGGTTGTCTTGCCGCAGAACAGCAACGGAATCTGTTCGAGCTTGCCCTTCTTCACGGCCAACTGAATGTAGTTGTAAACCATGATGAAGCCCTTGAGGTAGGACAAGTCCTTGGTGAATGGCAGGCCATTGGGCACCGAGCCACGGAATACCCGGCTGGCATTGCTGTAGCTCTGCGCCATCTCGAAGCCTTGCTCACGAAAAAAATCGAACACCTGCAAGAAATCGGCGCCCTCCTCGACCATGTGGATGGCGCGGGTGCGGTTGGTGAGCTTGCGCAGGCGGCTGGGGTACGAGGCGAAGGCGATTACTTCCATGAGGATGGCCAGGCCCTCCTGGGTCACCGTCGACGAGGGCGGGCCCTTGGCCAGGAAGGTGCAGATCGGCTGGTTCTGGCCGTTCAGTGTGGTGCCGACGTGCACCAGCCCTTCGTGCACCTCCAGGGCGCGCACGTCGCGGGCGTTGAACATGGCGTCGGCGCGCACCTTGATGTAGTCGGCACCGGCCGCAGCATCGGCGACGATGCCGTCAGACTCGAATACGCGAATGGTTTCCTCCGCCTCGCCGAACACCTTGTTCAGCCGGCGCTGGAGAATGTCCACGGCCTCTTTGGCAGTCAGATTCTTTGGTTCGTCCTTGAGGTCGCCACGGCCGTCGATGTTGTTCAGGTAGTCGGAGAACATCATGCCGAGGTCGGCCAGAGTCGGATCACCGGCGTGGAAGGCATCCGAGGCTGCACCATACAGTTCCTGCGAGATCAGGCCGAAGTCCTCGGTGCCACGCGCTTCGAGCATGCGCACCACCATGCGGTATTCGCGGCACATGCGCTTCATGATCTGCCCGACCGGGTTGAACTGGCCGAGCTGGCGAATGATGTCGCGCTCGATGCCCTGGAACTCGGCCTTCACCGCACTGGAGTCGAACGACAGCGGGCGCGACTGGTAATAGGCGCGGTCGACAGCCGGCGGCTCCTTGCCCTTGGCCTTGAGGAAGCCCTGGCGGATATTGTCGTCCCACTTCACCGCGTCCAGAACCCGGATCGGGGTCTGCGCCGCGACGATGCGGTCAGACAGGACGCGGATGGTTTGCTGGTAATCGTCCACTGGGGACTCCTTTCTAGAACAAGATACAAGCCTTGCTTTGCCAGTGCCGGCCTCTTCGCGGGACAAGCCCGCTCCCACAAGGACCCCAATGGTTTCAAGCCAGGTGCAATACCTGTGGGAGCGGGCTTGTCCCGCGAAGAGGCCAGGACAGGTGACTACTTACCAGGCCGCTGAAACCGCGCCACCTCGACGAACAGGTCCGAGTTGGCCGGGTCGTCGAGGTAGGCCAGCACCCGCGCCGACGGGCTGTCGATCAGCACACCGTCGCCGTTGTCCTCAGGCACCTCGGTGCTGCGCCCGGTCAGTTCCTTCTTGTCCACCGCTTGCTGCACCTGCTCGACATCCAGGTTGTAGAGCACCAGTTCCTTGCCATCGACGATGTCGAAACCACCGATCAGGAAGTTGCCACCCAGGCGCTTGGGCACGCCAGCCGACAGGTACCAGCGGTTGCCGTGGCGCGACACGGTGAACACGTATTCCTCAGGGGCCTTGCCCTTGGCCGTGGCCACCGCCTTGTAGGCATCGCTGCCGCTGCGGCTGATGCTCAGCTTCAACGGCTCGCCCCAGGCGTCCTTGCTGCTCCACTTGCCGAGCAGGGCCTTGGGCGCCGCCTGGTTGCCGGGCAAGGGCTCGTGGAAGGTCACCAGACAACCGCCCAGCAGCAGGAATGACAGAGTCAACAACACCACACGCCAGGCTTTCATCAGGTTCTCCTTGAAAAATCGGTCTCGGCTCAGGCCGATGCCAGCACCAGCTGCAGGTATCGGGTAAGCATAGCGAGCATCTGCCCATCGGCTTGCGCGTTCGCATCCTTGAGCAGGCCCTGATATTCCATCTGCTCGATAATCGCCGTCAACATCTGCGCGTCCTGTTCCGGTTGCCGCGACCCCACCACCTGCAGCAACTGCCGGGTGCCGTGCAGCAGGATCTGCTCGTGGGCACGTACCAGCTCAGCCAGGCGCGGGCACAGCAGCGCCTCCTGGCGAAAGGCCTGTTCGGCCATCAGGAAGTCGCGGCGGTTCAGCAGTTGCCGCTGAACGTAGTCGGCGGTCATGCGCGCCACTTCGTCAGCCAGCCGAGCCCGAGCCTGCGGGCTGCCGTCGCCCTGGGCCAGCATCTGGCGCAATACCACTTCGGTGTTGGCCCACAGCTTGGCCATGTAGGCGGCGCTGCGCTCGACGTACTGAGCGAAGGTATCGGTGAGCAGGTCCTCGATGTCCTTGAAGTAGTAGGTGGTGGCCGACAATGGCACAGCGGCTTCGGCGGCCACGGCGCGGTGGCGCACACCGCGCACACCATCACGCACAACGATGCGCATGGCGGCGTCGAGAATCAGCTGACGGCGCTGTTCGCTGCCTTGGCGGGCAGTCTTGCGGCCTTGGTATTGCACGCTTTCGGCGACGGCGGTGGCGATGCCGGCGGCGCCTTGGTCAGGCATGGCGGGTGTCACGGGGCATACCTCATGGACAGTGTTTCGACAGTGCCGGCCTCTTCGCGGGTAAACCCGCTCCCACAGGGATCCCACTGTACTCAGGATCTGTGCAGTACCTGTGGGAGCGGGTTTACCCGCGAAGAGGCCGGTACAGACAACATAAAGCTTCAGGCAAGAAAAAGCCGCCTCGAAAGGCGGCTTTTTCACTGCACTCAGGCCTGTGGGCGCATGTGCGGGAACAGGATCACGTCGCGAATCGACGGCGAGTTGGTCAGCAGCATCACCAGGCGGTCGATGCCGATG
This window harbors:
- a CDS encoding pilin assembly protein — encoded protein: MKIRELAQHWDQNAAGPLSRTGHVLHLDLESEARLAALIDMYPKRTAEELLGELVAAALEELEASFPYVQGHRVIATDEEGDPLYEDVGSTPRFLSLSRQHLHSLSTTGNDSEN
- a CDS encoding DUF4398 domain-containing protein encodes the protein MELTTMNTRTSKLSSTHVRGFKLAALALGSSLVLAGCAGNPPTEQYAVTQSAVNSAVSAGGTEFAAVEMKAAQDKFKQAEIAMHDKKYDDAKRLAQQAEWDARLAERKAQAAKAQKAVQDARQGVQDVREEGLRSAQ
- a CDS encoding OmpA family protein; protein product: MRNYVMIPALLALSVGLAACSHDPNANLEAARTNFSALQSDPQSSKVAALETKDAQDWLNKADKAFMDREDQKQVDQLAYLTNQRVEVAKQTIALRTAEGELKNASAQRAQAKLDARDAQIAKLQDSLNAKQTDRGTLVTFGDVLFDFNKAELKSNAYPNVTKLAQFLQENPERKVIVEGYTDSVGSANYNQSLSERRAGAVRMALVRAGVDPARIVSQGYGKEYPVADNGSNSGRAQNRRVEVTISNDNQPVAPRAVSQVQQ
- a CDS encoding type II toxin-antitoxin system Phd/YefM family antitoxin, translating into MTYPVLADLAASITDLKKDPMGTIREAAGETVVILNRNEPAFYAVPPERYEAMMELIDDMQLAELVRQRRDGPTVRVDIDELIAEAEGSKKLRP
- a CDS encoding type II toxin-antitoxin system mRNA interferase toxin, RelE/StbE family, giving the protein MSSSPKPKEARSYDLEFDVRARKEFRKLDGELQIQFARKLKERLAEPRVEKDRLSGMADCYKIKLRSAGYRLVYRVVDQRVVVIVIAVGKRERSDVYDSARSRLE
- a CDS encoding alpha/beta hydrolase, which gives rise to MKPITRTFSECCRLLALGLVLLSLGGCSSLLFYPERGQAFTPERAKLEYRDVTLTTADGIRLHGWWLPAKAKAGVEVKGTVLHLHGNGGNLPGHLGGSYWLPEQGYQVLMIDYRGYGLSQGTPSLPEVYQDIAAAMAWLDQAPEAKSKPLVLLGQSLGGAMAIHYLAAHPEQRQRFSALVFDGVPASYRSVGRFALSTSWMTWPLQVPLSWLVPDGDSAIRSVEQLSSPPKLFFHSIDDNLVPLENGIRLYQHAPPPRVLQLTRGGHVQTFADPTWRQVMLRFLDDPGHFNGLRRLAEVPNYPDEKNKQ
- a CDS encoding flavohemoglobin expression-modulating QEGLA motif protein codes for the protein MDDYQQTIRVLSDRIVAAQTPIRVLDAVKWDDNIRQGFLKAKGKEPPAVDRAYYQSRPLSFDSSAVKAEFQGIERDIIRQLGQFNPVGQIMKRMCREYRMVVRMLEARGTEDFGLISQELYGAASDAFHAGDPTLADLGMMFSDYLNNIDGRGDLKDEPKNLTAKEAVDILQRRLNKVFGEAEETIRVFESDGIVADAAAGADYIKVRADAMFNARDVRALEVHEGLVHVGTTLNGQNQPICTFLAKGPPSSTVTQEGLAILMEVIAFASYPSRLRKLTNRTRAIHMVEEGADFLQVFDFFREQGFEMAQSYSNASRVFRGSVPNGLPFTKDLSYLKGFIMVYNYIQLAVKKGKLEQIPLLFCGKTTLEDMRTLRQLVEEGLVEPPKYLPEQFRDLNALSAWMCFSNFLNHLSLDRIEADYANIL
- a CDS encoding TetR family transcriptional regulator; its protein translation is MPDQGAAGIATAVAESVQYQGRKTARQGSEQRRQLILDAAMRIVVRDGVRGVRHRAVAAEAAVPLSATTYYFKDIEDLLTDTFAQYVERSAAYMAKLWANTEVVLRQMLAQGDGSPQARARLADEVARMTADYVQRQLLNRRDFLMAEQAFRQEALLCPRLAELVRAHEQILLHGTRQLLQVVGSRQPEQDAQMLTAIIEQMEYQGLLKDANAQADGQMLAMLTRYLQLVLASA